The Naumovozyma dairenensis CBS 421 chromosome 1, complete genome genome includes a region encoding these proteins:
- the VCX1 gene encoding Vcx1p (similar to Saccharomyces cerevisiae VCX1 (YDL128W); ancestral locus Anc_7.290) produces the protein MTDARSPLLTPDVPRRSRGGSNSYSAISNWEAAKIDMKYVLYSSPLNILLLFVPLGLIWGYFELSHTYVFIFNFLAIIPLAAILAYATEELADKAGSTVGGLLNATFGNAVELIVSIIALKEGQVRIVQASMLGSLLSNLLLVLGFCFVFGGYNRIQQKFNQTAAQTMSSLLAISCASLLIPAAFKATLPEGKEDWIVNEKILELSRGTSIILLLVYVFFLAFQLGSHHDLFEEQMEETDEVLSQYSSKPEHTLSIRSSLLFLLGATVVISICADYLVGTIDNIVESTGLSKTFIGLIVIPIVGNAAEHVTSVLVAMKDKMDLALSVAIGSSLQISLFVTPFMVLVGWMIDVPMTLNFSTFETATLFIAVFLSNYLILDGESNWLEGVMSLSMYLLIALAFFYYPDVDTFGKS, from the coding sequence atgacGGATGCAAGAAGTCCATTACTAACTCCAGATGTTCCACGTAGAAGTCGTGGAGGTTCCAATAGCTATTCCGCAATATCTAATTGGGAAGCCGCTAAAATTGACATGAAATATGTTCTATATTCATCTCCATTAAATATTCTATTACTTTTTGTTCCATTGGGTTTAATTTGGGGATATTTCGAATTATCGCATACATATGtgttcattttcaatttcttagCAATCATTCCATTGGCTGCTATTCTGGCCTATGCTACAGAGGAATTGGCTGATAAAGCTGGTAGTACCGTGGGAGGTTTATTGAATGCAACCTTCGGTAATGCTGTTGAATTGATTGTTTCCATTATCGCATTGAAAGAGGGCCAAGTAAGAATCGTTCAAGCTTCCATGTTAGGTAGTTTGTTATCTAATTTGCTTTTAGTGCTTGGGTTCTGTTTTGTCTTTGGTGGATATAATAGAATACAACAAAAGTTCAATCAAACTGCCGCTCAAACCATGTCATCTTTATTAGCCATTTCTTGTGCTTCGTTATTGATTCCAGCTGCTTTTAAGGCAACATTGCCAGAGGGTAAGGAAGATTGGATTGTTAATGAAAAGATTTTAGAATTATCTAGAGGTACTTCCATTATATTACTATTGGTTtatgtttttttcttaGCTTTCCAATTAGGTAGTCATCACgatttatttgaagaacAAATGGAAGAAACAGATGAAGTGTTGAGTCAATATAGTTCAAAGCCAGAACATACTTTATCAATAAGgtcatcattattgtttCTATTAGGTGCCACTGttgtaatttcaatttgtgCCGACTATCTAGTTGGGACCATTGACAATATAGTTGAATCTACAGGTTTATCAAAGACATTTATTGGTTTAATTGTTATCCCAATTGTTGGTAATGCTGCAGAACATGTTACTTCGGTATTGGTAGCAATGAAAGATAAAATGGATTTAGCCTTAAGTGTTGCCATTGGATCCTCTTTACAgatttctttatttgttACACCTTTTATGGTTTTAGTTGGGTGGATGATTGATGTCCCAATGACATTAAATTTCTCCACCTTCGAAACTGCGACTTTATTCATTGCTGTGTTTTTATctaattatttgattttggaTGGTGAATCAAACTGGTTAGAAGGTGTTATGTCATTATCGATGTACTTGTTGATTGCATTAGCCTTCTTCTACTATCCTGATGTTGATACATTCGGTAAGAGTTAG